A single window of Campylobacter concisus DNA harbors:
- a CDS encoding polysaccharide deacetylase produces MIKTLLASFLTLTFALADAHILVYHRFDDPRHTSTDISIKNLREQFEYFKNNGYEVVKLSKLVDAVNAGERIPDNWVVITVDDGYKSFYDKALSVFKEYNYPFALMLYVEASANKYGDYLDFDQIKELEAYGEIGYHSYAHPRMTKLSDEALREDFQKGVETFEKHMGYKPKYFAVPYGEIDNRVVSLAKEFGFLALLNQNSGAVSDKSDVYDLYRTPVMNGTKIALTFNSKFLNAQWIFPDSYPQNNAIDKLIIKTDTNASEGNFFMTGFNGFKKVPMTNGVFECKFNPPLDKSKVLISLKVDHQRSTKLLIKDINAK; encoded by the coding sequence ATGATAAAAACACTTTTAGCGTCATTCTTGACGCTAACATTTGCTTTAGCAGACGCTCATATTTTAGTCTATCATCGCTTTGATGATCCAAGACATACAAGCACTGATATTTCTATTAAAAATTTAAGAGAGCAGTTTGAATATTTCAAAAATAATGGCTATGAAGTCGTTAAGCTCTCAAAGTTAGTTGATGCTGTAAATGCTGGCGAAAGAATACCTGATAACTGGGTTGTCATTACTGTAGATGATGGTTATAAAAGTTTCTATGACAAGGCCCTTAGTGTATTTAAAGAGTATAACTATCCATTTGCGCTAATGCTTTATGTGGAAGCTAGTGCAAATAAATATGGTGATTATTTAGATTTTGATCAGATTAAAGAACTTGAGGCTTATGGCGAGATTGGGTACCATTCGTACGCTCATCCAAGAATGACAAAGCTTAGCGATGAGGCATTAAGAGAGGATTTTCAAAAGGGTGTAGAGACTTTTGAAAAACATATGGGTTATAAGCCAAAATATTTCGCAGTGCCATACGGTGAGATCGATAACAGAGTTGTCTCTTTGGCAAAAGAATTTGGCTTTTTAGCCCTTTTAAATCAAAACTCAGGTGCTGTTTCAGACAAAAGTGATGTTTACGATCTTTATAGAACGCCCGTAATGAACGGTACAAAAATAGCACTAACTTTTAATAGTAAATTCCTAAATGCCCAGTGGATATTTCCAGATAGCTATCCACAAAATAATGCGATCGATAAGCTAATTATCAAAACCGATACAAATGCTAGCGAAGGTAATTTTTTCATGACTGGCTTTAATGGCTTTAAAAAGGTACCTATGACAAATGGTGTTTTTGAGTGTAAATTTAACCCACCTCTCGA